One Stigmatella aurantiaca genomic window, GCCCGCGGGCAGGAAGCGCTCCTGGGCGAGCTTCAGCCGGGGGGCCGCCCCCTTCTGACAGCTCAGCTCCGCGGAGATCCGGGGGACGCCGGGCTGATCCACATAGCCCCGGAACACCTGGGCCGCCTCCGCGCCCAGGGACTTGCCCAGGGTGGCGAGGAAGTCATCCGAGGTGGTGAGCCCCCAGGTGTGCTGGCGCACGTGGGCACGCAGCGCGTCCCGCAGGCGCTCCTCGCCGAGCCATCCCCCCAGCATGTTGAGCAGCGAGGCGCCCTTCGCATAGGTCGTCGCGTTGTCGAAGGAGCCGATGATGTCATCGTTGGTGGCGATGGGCTTGCGCACCGGTGACGTGTGGGTGAGGGAGTCGGTCCGGAGCGCGAACACGGTGGACTCGGCCTGGGACTCCAGCGCGTAGCTCCAGGCGGGCTCGAACTGGTCGGTGATCTTCTGGTCGAGCCACGAGGTCAGCGACTCGTTCAGCCAGATGTCGTCCCACCACTGGCAGGTGACGACGTTGCCGAACCAGTAGTGTCCCAGCTCGTGGATGGCGATGTTCGCGTAGGCCTGCCGGCGCTCCGGCGTCTCCTCCCCCGGCCGGATGAGCGTGAGCGGCTGGCCCAGGGCGACGAGGCCCGGGTGCTCCATGGTGCCCCAGTAGCGCGGCACCACCGCCACATCGAGCTTCTCGTACGGGTAGGTGTCATCGAAGAAGTCCTCCAGCAGCGTGACGAGGCGCGGGGTGACCTGGGCGGCATAGGCCGTCTCGGCGCCCCGGCCCTTGGGGACGACGAACCGCAGCGGCACCTGCGCACGGCCCACGGGCGCGCCCTCCACCAGGTCGAACGGCCCCACCACGAAGGCGACGAGGTAGCTGGGCATGGGGCGGCTCTCGGCGAAGGTGACGCGCTTGAGCCCCCCGGACTGGGGCTCCTCGGAGACCACCGCGTGGTTGGCGAGCGCCACGTGCTCCTGCTTCACCGTGAGGCGCAGGCGCCAGGGCACCTTGAAGCCCGGCTCGTCGAAGCACGGGAACGCCCGGCGCGCGTCGATGGGCTCGAAGAACGTATAGAGGTAGGACTCGCCCCCTTCCTCCACCCCATAGAGCCCCTGGCTGCGCTCCCGGTCCACGCGGCCCGAGAACGACAGGACGAGCTGGGCCGCACCGGGCCCGATGGGCTCGGGCAACAACAGGCCCAGGCGGCCCTCTGAGGCCGTGACGGCCTTGGCCTCCAGCGTGCGCCCGCCCAGGAGGACACGGGCCTGCGTTACCTGGAGTTCCTGGGCATGCAGCCACACCTGACGGACCGGCTCGCGGACCTCCACGTCGATGGTGACGGTGCCCGAGTAGGTGGGCTCCGCGGGAAGGAGCGTCAGGTCCAGCGCGTAGTGCACCGGCCGCACGGTGCTGGGCAGGCGCAACACCGGGGGCGCGGGCTCGGGCCACGCCACCGCAGGGGCCACGGGGGCCGGAGCGGCGGGGGGGGCATGGGCACACCGCACAAGCGCAACCGCGAGGAGACACCACCAGAAGGACCGAGGCATGAGGGAGGAGGTTAACCCAGCGGACGCCGCGAGGTCCGTGACACAGCTGTGCCTTGCCTTCCTGTCCCCCG contains:
- a CDS encoding M1 family metallopeptidase, whose translation is MPRSFWWCLLAVALVRCAHAPPAAPAPVAPAVAWPEPAPPVLRLPSTVRPVHYALDLTLLPAEPTYSGTVTIDVEVREPVRQVWLHAQELQVTQARVLLGGRTLEAKAVTASEGRLGLLLPEPIGPGAAQLVLSFSGRVDRERSQGLYGVEEGGESYLYTFFEPIDARRAFPCFDEPGFKVPWRLRLTVKQEHVALANHAVVSEEPQSGGLKRVTFAESRPMPSYLVAFVVGPFDLVEGAPVGRAQVPLRFVVPKGRGAETAYAAQVTPRLVTLLEDFFDDTYPYEKLDVAVVPRYWGTMEHPGLVALGQPLTLIRPGEETPERRQAYANIAIHELGHYWFGNVVTCQWWDDIWLNESLTSWLDQKITDQFEPAWSYALESQAESTVFALRTDSLTHTSPVRKPIATNDDIIGSFDNATTYAKGASLLNMLGGWLGEERLRDALRAHVRQHTWGLTTSDDFLATLGKSLGAEAAQVFRGYVDQPGVPRISAELSCQKGAAPRLKLAQERFLPAGSPGTAPQTWTVPVCVRAGTGTASSRACVVLAEAASEVELPVQGCPTWLLLNAGGSGYYRVGYSREQLARLLAVPAGTLSTAERLALLSDVEAAVSRGDMPLGEALRLVPATAADPQRLILQGGNQLLSALRQDWLSGPERLRFKAWLRELYGPRARALGWLPKPGESDDVKQTRGMLLFRAVVSGEDPVLSEEAGRLARAWLADRKRVPAESAYLALSVAMRQGDRALFQQVLAQARATKEPAERARLLGTLGGLQEPALLQEAFTLITGTEFDVRDTVHILLRAFFSPETRPLAWAFYQQHFDALAAKMRSDELGGLISIVGTFCDETRQAEVEALLRPRVAQIEGGTRVLSRELESIRLCLESKRRHQPSVLEFLRTSGKARR